The following proteins are co-located in the Apium graveolens cultivar Ventura chromosome 5, ASM990537v1, whole genome shotgun sequence genome:
- the LOC141661009 gene encoding uncharacterized protein LOC141661009, with amino-acid sequence MKLAVSVARQEEKMVDKDKKGYTPEDLSSIIKDAKVRHIFHNNLDSVMSNRVIGCKTSKEIWDTLEVKCQGTKKNMRTILTQEYENFDSKSDESLTEIYDRFQKLINDLSLVDKEYDLEDSNLKFLLAL; translated from the coding sequence ATGAAACTAGCAGTTTCTGTTGCTAGAcaagaagaaaagatggttgacaaaGATAAGAAGGGCTATACCCCTGAAGATCTTTCATCCATTATAAAAGATGCAAAAGTGAGACATATTTTTCATAACAACCTTGACAGTGTCATGTCCAACAGAGTCATTGGATGCAAAACTTCCAAAGAGATTTGGGATACTTTGGAAGTCAAGTGTCAAGGAAccaagaagaacatgaggactatactaACTCAGGAGTATGAaaactttgactcaaaatctgatgagtcctTGACTGAAATATATGACAGATTTCAAAAGCTGATCAATGACTTGTCTCTGGTTgacaaagaatatgatctcgAAGACTCTAACTTGAAGTTCCTTCTTGCACTTTAA